A genomic region of Rhipicephalus sanguineus isolate Rsan-2018 chromosome 3, BIME_Rsan_1.4, whole genome shotgun sequence contains the following coding sequences:
- the LOC125757857 gene encoding LOW QUALITY PROTEIN: uncharacterized protein LOC125757857 (The sequence of the model RefSeq protein was modified relative to this genomic sequence to represent the inferred CDS: substituted 2 bases at 2 genomic stop codons): MDIVHPSYITVDDFTGEVAWIKQVVEENSVCLPMAKVTITGPFGEIVTEAAVSTSLSLQYPYIFSNRSDRILRERGQKLGEGTVQALTRSKARELASVAPEEPIAAASXXANEALLTELDHDLEGESTDQQNEALSTELDQGELADTRTSKMGSVLSPASKNFDRLVRVNRESLAAQQENDPSLTRLQFNAKEGIARGNVTLHKKGGLLYRHYRDKRGRILDQLVVPREYREDLLNLCHGNGWSGHLGIKKSKERLLMEYYWPGCFKDVEEFVRSCDTCQRTGATAADNAKRWSADSQYYTALDYTPPQRPLNGQPTRYCRSDTLANVERALPPVRKQSEPAYPRGRGPWDVLDARRREVQPHAVITPPATPSMTTTTTAADWNPSCPSNLGVVVLLVAAFTFTLVLAAFVVGALRQQQYLRLQQQQTMVQTTAWTSYARVFRYDDSSDATMRSSNVTSDDARDTGATTVIITLKDEEVEDGEDAQVEE, from the exons ATGGACATTGTCCACCCATCGTACATTACTGTAGATGACTTTACGGGAGAAGTGGCGTGGATCAAACAGGTTGTAGAGGAAAACAGCGTCTGCCTTCCTATGGCTAAAGTAACGATCACTGGGCCGTTTGGAGAAATTGTGACTGAGGCAGCGGTCTCGACATCTCTGTCGTTGCAgtacccgtatatattttcaaatcGGTCAGACAGGATACTGCGCGAGCGGGGTCAGAAACTTGGAGAAGGAACTGTTCAAGCGCTGACTCGGTCCAAGGCGCGAGAGCTCGCCTCTGTGGCACCAGAAGAACCAATCGCAGC AGCCAGCTGATAAGCAAATGAGGCTTTATTGACGGAGTTAGATCATGACCTAGAGGGAGAGTCAACTGAtcagcaaaatgaggctttatcAACGGAACTAGATCAGGGAGAACTAGCTGACACTCGCACAAGCAAAATGGGGTCAGTACTGTCGCCGGCCTCGAAAAACTTTGATCGGCTTGTACGAGTAAACAGAGAGTCGCTGGCAGCCCAGCAAGAGAACGATCCTAGCTTAACTAGATTACAGTTTAACGCTAAAGAAGGGATCGCTAGGGGCAACGTGACGTTGCATAAGAAAGGAGGTTTGTTGTATCGGCACTACAGGGATAAAAGAGGCCGGATTCTAGATCAATTGGTCGTTCCTAGAGAATACCGGGAGGATCTTTTGAACCTCTGCCATGGAAACGGGTGGTCCGGCCACCTAGGAATAAAGAAATCCAAAGAGAGATTGCTAATGGAATACTATTGGCCTGGGTGCTTCAAAGATGTGGAGGAATTTGTAAGATCCTGTGACACGTGCCAACGCACGG GCGCTACCGCTGCGGACAATGCTAAGAGATGGTCTGCAGACAGCCAGTACTACACGGCCTTGGACTACACTCCACCCCAGAGACCGTTGAATGGACAACCGACGAGGTACTGTCGCAGCGATACTTTGGCAAACGTGGAGCGTGCGCTACCTCCCGTGCGCAAGCAATCGGAGCCTGCATACCCGCGAGGACGAGGTCCCTGGGACGTCCTGGACGCGAGGAGGCGCGAAGTGCAACCGCACGCCGTGATTACACCACCGGCTACACCTtccatgacgacgacgacgacggcagcgGACTGGAATCCTAGCTGTCCGAGTAATCTCGGCGTGGTCGTGCTGCTCGTCGCCGCGTTCACGTTCACTCTGGTGTTGGCCGCTTTCGTAGTCGGCGCCCTGCGGCAGCAGCAGTATCTTCGGCTACAGCAGCAGCAGACCATGGTGCAGACTACGGCGTGGACGTCATATGCGAGGGTGTTCCGATACGACGACTCTTCGGATGCGACGATGCGCTCGAGCAATGTCACTAGCGACGACGCGCGTGACACTGGGGCGACCACTGTGATAATTACGCTGAAGGATGAGGAGGTTGAAGATGGAGAAGACGCGCAAGTGGAGGAGTAA